A segment of the Terriglobales bacterium genome:
AACTCGGGGGGGCGAAGATGCATGCCCAAATTTCGGGCACCGTAGATTTCCGCGAACCCAGCGATGAAAGCTGCATTTCCCGAATCCGAACTCTAGTCGAAAAGATGGGTACGCGCCCTTCTGCACCCTTCAGCCGCATTGAGCCGCAATCGTCTCGTCTGCCCAAAGAACAATTGCTAGGGATAGTTGATGCAGATCCTGCGCGACCGTACGACATGAAAGAGATCATAGGACGCATCGTTGACGACAGCCGCTTTGATGAATACAAGGCCGAATACGGCAAGACGGTGCTCTGTGGATACGCACGCATCGGCGGCTTCGCCGTGGGCATCGTCGCCAACCAAAAGACACACGTCCAGGACCTGGACAAGCACTCGGGCGAGAAGCGAATCGAGTTCGGTGGTGTGATCTATACCGAATCGGCAGAGAAGGCAGCCCGCTTCATCATGGACTGCAATCAGAACCTCGTGCCACTCGTCTTCCTTCACGACGTAAACGGCTTCATGGTCGGACGCGACGCCGAGTGGAGTGGCATCATCCGTGCCGGCGCGAAGATGGTGAACGCGGTCTCCAATTCTGTCGTACCTAAAATCACTGTGATTATTGGCGGATCTTTTGGCGCGGGCCACTACGCAATGTGTGGCAAGGCTTACGATCCCCGCTTCGTATTTGCCTGGCCCACCGCTCGCTACGCCGTCATGAGTGGAGCATCGGCTGCGGGCACTCTGGTCGAGATCAAGATCAAGCAGCTCGAACGCGGCGGAAAGAAATTGAGCGACGCCGAGAAGAAAGAGCTGTATGAATCGGTGAAGAGTACATACGACGAGCAGATGGATCCCAGGTATGGTGCTGCCCGCTTATGGATCGACAAGATCATCGATCCGCTGGAGACGCGAGACGTCTTGATTGCCGCATTGGAAGCCGCATCGCTAAATCCAGATATTCCGAAGTTCAATGTAGGGGTATTACAGACGTGACTGCCCTTGTCATTCCGAGCGTAGCGAGGAATCCCTACAGGGCCCAAGCAGTATGGGTCTGCGTAGGGATTCTTCGCCGCAAAATCGGCGGCTCCGAATGACAACGAAAACGCCGGTCAAGCTTATCGAATGCCCGCGCGATGCCTGGCAAGGACTCAAACACCAAGTCCCAGCCGATACTAAAGTGCACTATATGCGCGCTCTGATCGGCGCCGGCTTCAAACATATCGACGCGGTTTCCTTTGTCTCGCCGAAAGCCGTTCCGCAAATGAGCGATTCCGAGCAAGTCCTCAAGGATCTAGATCCGCCCGATGATGTCGAGATTATTGGCATCGTTGTGAACGAAAAAGGCGCAGATCGCGCCATTGCCACGGACGCGGTTCGGACTCTCGGATTTCCCTATTCCATTTCTCCGACGTTCCTCAAGAACAACCAGAATCAATCTCTCGAAGAAGCCATCGACGTGCTGGAGAACATCGAGCAGAAGGCGCGTGATGCGGGGCTCAACCTTATCGTTTACATCTCTATGGCTTTTGGCAATCCGTACGGGGACTTGTGGAACGTGGATGAGGTGGTGGAAGCTGTCGATCTGCTTTCGGAAATGCAGATCGAGCAAATTTCTCTTGCCGATACTGTTGGACTGGCCTCCCCGCAGCAAGCGGCCGATCTTGTGAGCCCTGTGATCGAACGCTTCAAACATCTCGAAATCGGCGTGCACCTGCACAGCCGCCCCGCTCAGGCAAAAGAGAAGATCAAGGCCGCGTACAATGCCGGTTGCCGCCGCTTCGATTCGGCTCTCGGCGGACTCGGAGGATGCCCGTTTGCTCAAGATGAACTCGTGGGAAATCTTCCGACGGAAGTTGTATTGGAAACACTGAGAGAGCTGGGCGAGGAGGTTCCCATTCGCAAGTCTCTCGATAACGTCCTGAAAATGTCGCAATTGATCGGAGCCGGTTCACTATCCACCCAAATCCAATGAATTTCGCAACGCTAATACTCAGTGAGAGCGAAGGGATCGCTCTGCTCACGCTGAATCGTCCTGACAAGCGCAACGCTATCAGCTACGAGCTAATCGCCGACCTGCAAAAGGCGCTCGAGGCCGTCGAGAAGTCTGCATCCCAGGTGCTGATCATCACCGGCGCAGGCAAGGCATTTAGCTCGGGCATGGATCTGGAGAATCTCAAATCACTGATCGGCAGAACTCCGGAGCAGAACGTTGAAGATTCTCGCACCATGGCGCGGCTATTCCGTTCCATCTATGATTTTCCCAAGCCGACGATTGCTGCGGTGAACGGTGCTGCCATTGCCGGAGGCACGGGAATCGCGACAATTTGCGACTTCACTCTCGCCACTCAGGAAGCAAAGTTCGGCTACACCGAAGTTCGCATCGGATTCGTCCCAGCAATCGTCTCGAACTTCCTCGTGCGACAAGTGGGGGAGAAGCACGCGCGTGATCTGCTGCTGACTGGGCGCATCTTTGCCGCAGACGAGGCCCTTCGCCTCGGACTGGTGAATGAAATCGTTGATCCCGACCGCCTCTTGCCTCGCTCTTACGAACTTGCGCGCACGCTGATGGAAAATAGTCCCGCTTCGCTGCGCGCGACCAAGGAACTCCTGTCGCAAACCGTCAATGAGGAACTCGATCGCCGCCTTGAGTCCTCGATTGAAGAGAATGCGCGGATCCGGCAGACGCACGACTTCCGCGAAGGGATCAATGCCTTTCTGGAAAAGCGCAAACCACGTTGGAGCAGTCATTGACGGCGAGCCGATTGCACCAACAGCGAAGCAGTCATGAGGTCCGGCTGCGCGTGCGCTACGCCGAAACCGACAAGATGGGTGTGGTGTACCACTCAAACTTCTTTATCTGGATGGAGATCGGCCGGGTCGAACTGATGCGCAAGCTCGGATTCAATTACAAGCAGATGGAAATTGAAGATGACTGCCATCTGCCGGTTGTCGACGCTCGGTGTCGCTATAAGTCGCCTGCGTACTACGACGAGGAGATCGTGGTGCGAACGGAGCTGCGCAATCTGCGCGGCTCGTTGCTGCACTTCGGATACGAAATCGTGCGCCAAAGTGACGGCGCCGTGCTGGCAGAAGCGGAAACCACTCACATTGTGGTCAACGCCCAGATGGAAAAGCGCCAGCTTCCCGAACGTTACCGGGCGGCCTTCGAGGCATTGGCAGGGCGATCACTGTTATAAATCGCACATCTACATTCTTGACTGGGGCATCTATGCTATTGGAATGCTCAGCTTGATCCTCGCCTGCGTAACCATGGGAGTTTGTGCGCTCTTCCTGTGGTACTTCTACTACGCGCGCAAATCGAGACAGAGAGCCTTCGAGGTTCTCGGCTGGATTGAGAGCCTCCTCAGCGGTCACGGCCATGTTGCCGGCCTCAAGTGGGAGGGCTCATCGAGTTTCCATGTGCCGCTTCGTTTGCGCTCCAACGTCTTCCACAACGCCAGTTTGCACGTGCATTTGATCCCGCGAGAACTTCCCCTGAACTGGCTCCTCGGCAAACTCAAGAAAAAAGAGGAGACCGCGGTGTTCCTAGCCGATCTCGATTGGGCTCCGCCGTTCAACCTTGAACTCGAGAGTTATCGTCTGTTTGCACGGACACGCAAAGATCTTGCTCCCGATGCGCCGGGCTGGGAGTTCGAGCAGACCACGCCGTTTATCTTGACCAGCCGAAATGACTGGCAAAAAGAAATTACGGCAGTAATTACAAATCTGCTGAGCTCCCCTGAACGCCAATTTCTGAGGATCGCCTTCCGTCGCGAGTCCCCGCACTTCACTGCGACTCTCTCGCTCGACGCGTTTGCGCCCCAATCGGCCTATCGCACAGAAATCTTCAATTCACTCCGCGAGCTCGCCACCGGCGCGTCAGCGCCGCAGATCTAGAACGGCGTTTTCAACACGGAGTCACGGAGAACCGCGACAATCGGTAAAAGCCGAGCTGCCTTTCTAACGGTGGGCAAGAATCGCCTTCCAGGGTTTACTCCCTCTAGTAGTTCTCCGTGCCTCCGTGTCTCCGTGGTGAAAACGCCCTTAGGACTCCCGCACGGTCTCCTTCTCCGGCCAGATCAGCGACGCTCCTACTGACGCGGCCAAAATCAGCACTACTGCTCCAAGCGTAATGCTGAGTGGTGGCTCGTAGAAGTGAGAGGTCAGCATCTTGAGTCCGACCAGCATTAGGACAATCGCGAGCCCGTAATGCAGAAAGCGAAACAGAGAAAAGAAGTGCTCCAAAGCAAAATACAGAGAGCGCAGCCCCAGAATCGCGAAGACGTTTGACGTGTACACGATGAAGGCGTCGCGAGTAATGGCCAGTATGGCTGGAATGGAGTCGACTGCGAAGATGAGATCGGTGGTCTCGACTACAAGCAGGGCGAGGAACAGGGGGGTAGCCATTCTGCGTCCTTCCCGCCGCACGAAGAACTTACTGCCTTCAAACTCCGGAACGATGGGAAAGAATTTTCGAAAAATCCGCAACACCAGATTCTTGTCGGGATCGACATCAGGTTCGCTGTTCCGCAAAAGCCCGATGCCGCTGTAAACCAGGATGGCTCCAAAGACGTAGATAAGAAATTCGAATCGCTCCAGAAGCGAGACGCCTAACAGAATAAAAGCAAGTCGCATGACCAGCGCCCCAAGCACGCCCCACAACAGGACTTTGTGCTGGTATTCACGGGGAACGCGGAAGTAGCGGAACAAGACCAAAAAGACAAAGAGGTTATCGATGCTAAGAGACTCTTCCACCACATAGCCGGTAATGAACTGGAGCGCTGGGGTCCGTCCATATTGGAAGAAAACTAACCCAGCAAAAGCGGCTGCAAGGAGTATCCAAAATCCGGTCCAAGCCATCGCCGCTTTGAAGCCCATTACCGGCGAGCGCCGATGGAGCCCAAGATCCAGGGCCAACATGGCCAAAACGAAGAGATTGAATCCGATCCAAAACGCCAGAGAATGCGCCATTCGTCTCGTTCAGCAGTGTACAGGGAGAAAAAGAAATCGGGTGACCTCCACCCCTGCAACCGCAACATCGGCGCTTGCCGGGGACCCGGCGATCGGGCGATCGGATCATCGGGTGAAGTAAGAACCGAACGCCAATGTTGTACGTTTCCACACTGCGGACGGGGCGTGACTCTCTAACGGGTGCGTCCAGAGTTGTTTGGAGCACACGTGGCAAGATACGGGGCACGGCTCCCGGTTCTTTTCGAGGAACTGATGTCATCACGCCGGCAGCGACTTCAAATTCACTGCTAATTCACTGATCAGGAGGCTAACAGTGAATTAACAGCGAATTTATCAGCGAAAATAACAGTGAATTTCTTCCGCTGCATAAAACCCGCATAAACACTGGGGGTACCGGAGAGGGGCAGTGAATTAACAGTGAAATTGCAGTGAATGCCAGGACTCGTGAAGCATAGGACCCTCATCGTTCTGCGCCTCCCTTTCTTGTAAGCGGAGCCAAGCTGCGAAGCTCCGGACCACGAAGCTGCGAAGCGATTGTCGATCTCCTCTTCCGTGGTACCGCGACTCGCTGGAAAGAGTCAAGGTTCTTACCGTCGCTCGCTGTGGAAATTAAAGTCAGAACCGTTCGCGGTAGCGGATGGGTGAAGTTGACGATGGCCCGCCGCGCGGTGTTCGCCGTTTCCTTCGTGACCTTCGTGTTCGCTCTAGCTGTTGCCGTTGCTTGGCTGTTACGTCCTGAGTCCGCCGCGGCGGAGCGGAAAGGATCTGATGTTGGTCCGTTGTCTTCCCTTTCCCCGTCCCCGATTTGTCCGACGTTTCATCCCGCAATTTGCTCAAACTTCGGGAGAACCGCTACGTCTAACCGCCGAAGACCGGGGTCCCCGCCAACTTGTCATCCCTTCGAAAGCTCAGGGCAGGCTCTGAGGCTGCCGAAGGATCCTGTGTTTTGTTCTGGCTGTTTGTTGCTGGGGTGGGAAGAAATTCCAATAAGGAGCAATTTCCAATGAAGCGTAGCCAAGCCGCGCTGAAAAGGATGGCGTTCTGCGTACTCTTCTTCCTGTCAGCACTTCCGATTGCCAAAGCAGCGGAACCGATCACGATCGCCATGACGGCCGATCGTTGGGAGACGAAGGAAAACGCGGAGTTCTTCCGCCAACTGGGCTTTTATCACGGCTTGATGCGACTGAACAGCGGCCATGCCGTACTGAAAGGCATCACGTTCAGCAATGGAACCATCGAGTTCGACGTAAATACGATTGGGCGGGGCGCACCCGGAATAGCTTTTCGAGAGCAAGACGAAAAGAATTTCGAGCTCGTATACCTCCGGCCTGATCCGGCCTGTCCGGCCTTTCATGCCTGCATACAATACACGCCGCAGACTCATGGTGTCCTGTTATGGGACCTGTTCCCGCAATATCAAACGCGGGCGGCGCTCCGGGAGAACGGGTGGAACCACATCAAGATGGTCGTATCCGGCCGGCGCATGAATGTTTTCGTGAACGATGCCACATCGCCCACGCTCGAGGTCGGAAGGTTAGAAGGAGACGCGATGAAAGGGGGGCTACACCTGGAGGGACCCGGCACTTTCGCAAACATCGTGATCACTCCCGATGCCGTCGACGGTCTTCCCCCGGAGGCGGCCAAAGATCCCACCGACGCGGATC
Coding sequences within it:
- a CDS encoding enoyl-CoA hydratase-related protein; this translates as MNFATLILSESEGIALLTLNRPDKRNAISYELIADLQKALEAVEKSASQVLIITGAGKAFSSGMDLENLKSLIGRTPEQNVEDSRTMARLFRSIYDFPKPTIAAVNGAAIAGGTGIATICDFTLATQEAKFGYTEVRIGFVPAIVSNFLVRQVGEKHARDLLLTGRIFAADEALRLGLVNEIVDPDRLLPRSYELARTLMENSPASLRATKELLSQTVNEELDRRLESSIEENARIRQTHDFREGINAFLEKRKPRWSSH
- a CDS encoding acyl-CoA carboxylase subunit beta produces the protein MAQSPVTSTPNSVITSALDPSSPRFQKNARAMADLVTTIAREQEKIREGGGAKAIESQHGKGRLTARERIALLVDRGTELLELGSYAAHGMYEEWGGAPSAGVVTGLARVQGRLFMLIVNDATVKAGAFFPMTAKKVIRVQNIAIENRIPTIYLVDSAGVFLPLQEDVFPDTDDFGRVFRNNAVMSAMGIPQITAIMGMCVAGGAYLPVMCDHILMTEGSGLFLAGPALVQAAIGMKYTPEELGGAKMHAQISGTVDFREPSDESCISRIRTLVEKMGTRPSAPFSRIEPQSSRLPKEQLLGIVDADPARPYDMKEIIGRIVDDSRFDEYKAEYGKTVLCGYARIGGFAVGIVANQKTHVQDLDKHSGEKRIEFGGVIYTESAEKAARFIMDCNQNLVPLVFLHDVNGFMVGRDAEWSGIIRAGAKMVNAVSNSVVPKITVIIGGSFGAGHYAMCGKAYDPRFVFAWPTARYAVMSGASAAGTLVEIKIKQLERGGKKLSDAEKKELYESVKSTYDEQMDPRYGAARLWIDKIIDPLETRDVLIAALEAASLNPDIPKFNVGVLQT
- a CDS encoding hydroxymethylglutaryl-CoA lyase, with the protein product MTTKTPVKLIECPRDAWQGLKHQVPADTKVHYMRALIGAGFKHIDAVSFVSPKAVPQMSDSEQVLKDLDPPDDVEIIGIVVNEKGADRAIATDAVRTLGFPYSISPTFLKNNQNQSLEEAIDVLENIEQKARDAGLNLIVYISMAFGNPYGDLWNVDEVVEAVDLLSEMQIEQISLADTVGLASPQQAADLVSPVIERFKHLEIGVHLHSRPAQAKEKIKAAYNAGCRRFDSALGGLGGCPFAQDELVGNLPTEVVLETLRELGEEVPIRKSLDNVLKMSQLIGAGSLSTQIQ
- a CDS encoding thioesterase family protein, whose translation is MTASRLHQQRSSHEVRLRVRYAETDKMGVVYHSNFFIWMEIGRVELMRKLGFNYKQMEIEDDCHLPVVDARCRYKSPAYYDEEIVVRTELRNLRGSLLHFGYEIVRQSDGAVLAEAETTHIVVNAQMEKRQLPERYRAAFEALAGRSLL
- a CDS encoding TerC family protein, which gives rise to MAHSLAFWIGFNLFVLAMLALDLGLHRRSPVMGFKAAMAWTGFWILLAAAFAGLVFFQYGRTPALQFITGYVVEESLSIDNLFVFLVLFRYFRVPREYQHKVLLWGVLGALVMRLAFILLGVSLLERFEFLIYVFGAILVYSGIGLLRNSEPDVDPDKNLVLRIFRKFFPIVPEFEGSKFFVRREGRRMATPLFLALLVVETTDLIFAVDSIPAILAITRDAFIVYTSNVFAILGLRSLYFALEHFFSLFRFLHYGLAIVLMLVGLKMLTSHFYEPPLSITLGAVVLILAASVGASLIWPEKETVRES